A DNA window from Halomonas zincidurans B6 contains the following coding sequences:
- a CDS encoding NAD(P)/FAD-dependent oxidoreductase, which produces MYDMAVIGGGPAGMIAATTAARRGLKVLLAADSLQGQLGKIDQIENWPGETRVTGSQLAASFAKQITEPGNSIDCRKSTVAGIRRAGQLLKITFAGGDTVTARTAIIATGVRHGTLGLPGEKELSSKGVSYCVTCDGPYFKGKKVAVIGRPEQALAMAEQLSRIGAYAYLLQSRPVQPAFSYDRVTLLPKGWPVEIIGDQKVAALRYHGDHSNNMTEELPVSGVFIAAERMPNTQFTDGILDLDEDGYISVDCRTMAASVPGVYAAGDVTSGPHKQITTAVGDGVKAALSAAQYIDTQLKREIKS; this is translated from the coding sequence ATGTATGACATGGCAGTAATCGGCGGCGGCCCAGCCGGCATGATAGCGGCAACGACCGCGGCGCGGCGCGGCCTGAAAGTGTTGCTGGCCGCCGATTCGTTACAAGGTCAGCTGGGAAAAATCGACCAAATTGAAAACTGGCCCGGAGAAACGCGCGTAACCGGCAGCCAGCTGGCAGCGAGCTTCGCAAAACAAATAACGGAACCTGGAAATTCTATAGATTGCCGGAAATCAACCGTAGCCGGAATACGGAGGGCAGGCCAGCTGCTAAAGATTACGTTCGCTGGCGGGGATACGGTTACAGCTAGAACTGCCATCATAGCGACGGGAGTCCGGCATGGAACACTAGGTCTGCCGGGCGAAAAGGAGCTTTCAAGCAAAGGTGTCTCGTACTGCGTGACCTGTGATGGTCCGTATTTCAAAGGTAAAAAGGTGGCGGTCATCGGCAGGCCGGAGCAGGCTTTGGCCATGGCGGAGCAACTGTCCCGCATCGGTGCCTACGCCTATCTTCTGCAGTCGCGGCCGGTTCAGCCAGCCTTCAGTTATGATAGGGTTACTTTGCTGCCAAAAGGTTGGCCAGTCGAAATTATCGGCGATCAAAAGGTTGCTGCTCTCAGATATCATGGTGATCACTCTAATAATATGACTGAAGAACTGCCGGTCAGCGGCGTTTTCATAGCTGCTGAGCGTATGCCCAATACCCAATTCACGGATGGCATACTAGACTTGGACGAAGATGGTTACATTAGTGTTGACTGCCGGACTATGGCCGCGTCCGTGCCCGGCGTATACGCCGCCGGTGACGTTACGAGCGGACCGCACAAACAGATTACGACGGCCGTCGGGGACGGAGTCAAAGCCGCCCTTTCAGCCGCGCAGTATATTGATACGCAACTTAAACGGGAGATTAAATCATGA
- a CDS encoding DUF411 domain-containing protein has translation MKHVKTIAFTALLMLLFPLSGLAAVTQATLYKSPNCGCCAAYADYLEKNGFDVEVIDTNDLAEIKAEYNIPEKLYGCHSTLIDNYVFEGHINVESIKQVLAEKPSIKGLSVPGMPLGAPGMGGEKQGPIEVYTLSFQPTNSPEVYATY, from the coding sequence ATGAAACACGTCAAGACGATAGCCTTCACTGCCCTGCTGATGCTCCTGTTCCCCTTGTCAGGTCTCGCTGCAGTAACGCAGGCTACCCTCTACAAGAGCCCGAACTGCGGATGCTGTGCCGCGTATGCCGATTATCTAGAGAAAAATGGTTTTGATGTCGAAGTGATCGATACCAATGACTTGGCAGAGATCAAGGCAGAGTACAACATTCCTGAAAAGCTTTACGGCTGCCACTCTACGCTGATCGATAACTACGTCTTCGAAGGCCATATCAATGTCGAAAGCATCAAGCAGGTGTTGGCAGAAAAACCGTCTATCAAAGGCTTGAGTGTACCCGGCATGCCTCTTGGGGCACCGGGCATGGGAGGCGAAAAACAAGGCCCTATCGAAGTCTATACCTTATCATTTCAACCTACCAATTCACCTGAAGTTTACGCCACTTATTAA
- a CDS encoding copper resistance CopC family protein, translating to MNVKTALAIGLIPSTLLMGASLAQAHSALKSFSPANGATITEEPAKLELQFTSPLLLTYVALTPQGQESLSLEVPERQLQADYALPLPALEPNHYSVEWRSMSKDGHNMKGNFEFNLKKQ from the coding sequence ATGAATGTAAAAACAGCCCTGGCCATCGGCCTTATACCAAGCACTCTTCTCATGGGTGCTTCCCTTGCTCAAGCGCACTCGGCGTTGAAAAGCTTTTCACCCGCGAATGGCGCCACGATCACCGAGGAGCCAGCCAAGCTCGAACTGCAGTTCACATCTCCCCTCCTTCTTACATATGTCGCCCTGACGCCGCAGGGTCAAGAGTCCTTGTCGCTCGAGGTACCCGAGCGCCAGTTACAAGCCGACTATGCACTGCCGTTACCAGCACTCGAGCCTAACCACTACAGCGTCGAATGGCGCTCGATGTCCAAAGATGGCCATAACATGAAAGGAAACTTCGAGTTCAACTTAAAGAAGCAATGA
- a CDS encoding copper resistance D family protein, producing MWELASFVLKAVSYAVVLSAAGSALFLALFPTLNERECSRTVTTALGLALMGSVLTAAAIPLRAGFLSGEGLGGMFEPFYLGMLFESTVGTSTKLRWLGLAMIGFVWLRRPLGYGIGALGALLVVASFALIGHTANLEARMAGGLLIALHLLAVSYWIGALWPLIGVSYASDTSRVARVLERFGTLAMVLVGALVLAGIALAWLFIGEFSALWESRYGNILVFKLVAFAGLLTLAGLNRFQLVPRFAANVPGSSAALRRSIVSEVIAVGIILTITAVLTTYSSPFEQ from the coding sequence ATGTGGGAATTGGCTAGTTTCGTACTGAAGGCGGTGAGCTATGCCGTAGTGTTGAGCGCGGCCGGTAGTGCGCTCTTTTTAGCCCTGTTTCCAACCTTGAACGAGCGCGAGTGCAGCAGAACAGTAACGACGGCGCTCGGCCTCGCGCTCATGGGCAGTGTGCTCACAGCCGCGGCAATTCCGCTTCGCGCCGGCTTTCTGAGTGGTGAGGGGCTGGGTGGGATGTTCGAGCCGTTCTATCTGGGCATGCTGTTCGAATCTACAGTGGGTACCAGCACTAAACTTCGCTGGCTGGGGCTGGCCATGATCGGCTTCGTCTGGCTGCGGCGCCCACTCGGATATGGCATCGGGGCGCTGGGAGCGCTTCTGGTCGTGGCGTCGTTTGCGTTGATAGGTCATACGGCGAATCTGGAAGCCCGGATGGCAGGAGGACTGCTAATCGCGTTGCATCTTCTGGCAGTCAGCTACTGGATTGGTGCACTGTGGCCATTGATAGGGGTGAGCTATGCTTCCGATACCTCTCGTGTCGCAAGGGTGCTAGAACGCTTCGGCACATTGGCCATGGTCCTCGTTGGCGCTCTCGTCCTGGCGGGAATAGCGCTGGCGTGGCTATTTATTGGCGAATTTTCGGCGCTATGGGAGAGCCGCTACGGAAACATCCTTGTCTTCAAGCTAGTGGCGTTCGCCGGACTGCTGACTCTCGCCGGTCTCAATCGCTTCCAGCTCGTGCCAAGGTTCGCTGCGAATGTGCCGGGATCCAGCGCAGCGTTGCGCCGATCAATCGTCTCCGAGGTGATCGCGGTCGGCATCATCCTGACAATTACGGCAGTGCTCACCACCTACTCGTCTCCCTTCGAGCAGTGA
- the queA gene encoding tRNA preQ1(34) S-adenosylmethionine ribosyltransferase-isomerase QueA: MQRADFHFDLPDELIARYPSEQRSDCRLLCLDGDSGAIEHRRFPDLLERLTPGDVVVFNDTRVIPARLHGHKASGGRVEMLLERPLDAHRGLAHIRASKSPRPGSELIFEGEVRAVVEGRREALFELRFLGDTPLIELLERHGHMPLPPYIERDDELADRERYQTVYARRDGAVAAPTAGLHFDEPLMAAMRERGIETAFVTLHVGAGTFQPVRVDDIREHPMHSEWVEVDETVSAQVRAAKARGNRVIAVGTTSVRCLESVCAASDDGQIAPFRGETDIFIYPGYEWRCVDGLVTNFHLPESTLLMLVSAFAGFEPVMRAYRAAVDERYSFFSYGDAMFLTRKP; encoded by the coding sequence ATGCAGCGCGCCGACTTCCACTTCGATCTCCCCGACGAGCTGATCGCTCGCTACCCCAGCGAACAGCGCAGCGATTGCCGGCTGTTGTGCCTGGACGGCGACAGCGGTGCCATCGAGCACCGGCGCTTTCCCGACCTGCTCGAGCGCCTGACGCCGGGCGACGTGGTGGTGTTCAACGACACCCGGGTGATTCCCGCGCGGCTGCATGGCCACAAGGCCAGCGGCGGGCGCGTTGAAATGCTGCTCGAACGCCCGCTCGACGCCCATCGCGGGCTGGCGCACATCCGCGCCAGCAAGTCGCCCAGGCCGGGCAGCGAGTTGATCTTCGAAGGCGAGGTACGCGCGGTGGTCGAGGGCCGCCGCGAGGCGCTGTTCGAGCTGCGCTTTCTCGGCGACACGCCGCTGATCGAACTGCTCGAGCGCCACGGCCACATGCCGTTGCCGCCGTATATAGAACGCGACGACGAACTCGCCGACCGCGAGCGCTACCAGACCGTCTACGCACGCCGCGACGGCGCGGTGGCCGCGCCCACCGCCGGGCTGCACTTCGACGAGCCGCTGATGGCGGCGATGCGCGAGCGCGGCATCGAGACCGCCTTCGTCACCCTGCACGTGGGCGCCGGCACCTTTCAGCCGGTGCGCGTCGACGACATCCGCGAGCACCCCATGCACAGCGAATGGGTCGAGGTCGACGAGACGGTCAGCGCCCAGGTGCGTGCCGCCAAGGCGCGCGGCAACCGGGTGATCGCGGTGGGCACCACCAGCGTGCGCTGCCTGGAGAGCGTCTGCGCCGCCAGCGACGATGGCCAGATCGCGCCGTTTCGCGGCGAGACCGACATCTTCATCTACCCGGGCTATGAATGGCGCTGCGTCGATGGCCTGGTGACCAACTTCCACCTGCCCGAATCGACCCTGCTGATGCTGGTGTCGGCGTTCGCCGGTTTCGAGCCCGTGATGCGCGCCTACCGCGCCGCGGTCGATGAGCGCTACAGCTTCTTCAGTTATGGTGATGCCATGTTTTTGACACGCAAGCCCTGA
- the tgt gene encoding tRNA guanosine(34) transglycosylase Tgt, whose protein sequence is MRNECFMSFERLASDGRARRGRLSFPRGTVETPAFMPVGTYATVKGMTPQSVAEIGAEIILGNTFHLWLRPGTEVIEAHGDLHDFAQWDKPILTDSGGFQVFSLGAMRKITEEGVHFRSPVDGTKVFMGPEESMAVQRSLGSDIVMIFDECTPYPATEDEARRSMELSLRWAERSRRAHGDSPSALFGIIQGGMYPELRKRSLEGLEEIGFDGLAIGGLSVGEPKAEMIEVLNYLPTWMPDDKPRYLMGVGKPEDLIEGVRRGIDMFDCVMPTRNGRNGHLFTAEGTVKIRNAKHRHDTRPLEEDCDCYTCRHFSRSYLHHLDRCGEMLGSMLSTIHNLRYYQRVMAGLRGAIEAGTLADFVNMFYARRGLSVPDAPQ, encoded by the coding sequence ATGCGTAACGAATGCTTCATGAGTTTCGAGCGCCTGGCCAGCGACGGGCGTGCCCGCCGCGGCCGGCTGAGCTTCCCCCGCGGCACGGTGGAAACCCCGGCGTTCATGCCGGTGGGCACCTACGCTACCGTCAAGGGCATGACCCCGCAAAGCGTCGCGGAGATCGGCGCCGAGATCATCCTCGGCAACACCTTTCACCTGTGGCTGCGCCCGGGCACCGAGGTGATCGAGGCCCACGGCGACCTGCACGACTTCGCCCAGTGGGACAAGCCGATCCTCACCGACTCCGGCGGCTTCCAGGTGTTCTCGCTCGGCGCGATGCGCAAGATCACCGAGGAAGGCGTGCATTTCCGCTCGCCGGTGGACGGCACCAAGGTGTTCATGGGCCCCGAGGAATCGATGGCCGTGCAGCGCTCGCTGGGCTCGGACATCGTGATGATCTTCGATGAATGCACGCCCTATCCGGCCACCGAGGACGAGGCGCGACGCTCGATGGAGCTGTCGCTGCGCTGGGCCGAGCGTTCGCGCCGCGCCCACGGCGATTCGCCCTCGGCGCTGTTCGGGATCATCCAGGGCGGCATGTATCCGGAACTGCGCAAGCGATCGCTGGAAGGGCTCGAGGAGATCGGCTTCGACGGCCTGGCGATCGGCGGGCTGTCAGTGGGCGAACCCAAGGCGGAGATGATCGAAGTGTTGAACTATCTCCCCACCTGGATGCCCGACGACAAGCCGCGCTACCTGATGGGGGTGGGCAAGCCCGAGGACCTGATCGAGGGCGTGCGCCGCGGCATCGACATGTTCGACTGCGTGATGCCCACCCGCAACGGCCGTAACGGCCATCTGTTCACCGCCGAGGGCACGGTCAAGATCCGCAACGCCAAGCATCGTCATGATACCCGTCCGCTCGAGGAGGATTGCGACTGCTACACCTGCCGGCACTTCTCGCGCAGCTACCTGCATCACCTTGACCGGTGTGGCGAAATGCTGGGCTCGATGCTCAGCACCATCCACAATCTGCGCTATTACCAGCGCGTCATGGCCGGTTTGCGCGGTGCTATCGAAGCGGGTACATTGGCGGACTTCGTGAATATGTTCTATGCACGACGGGGCCTGAGCGTGCCCGACGCGCCGCAGTGA
- the yajC gene encoding preprotein translocase subunit YajC, whose protein sequence is MLDFFISQAHAQSGGGAAAGGGIAQIALLVGFVLIFYFLLWRPQSKRAKQHKQLISNLDKGDEIVIGGGLVGRITKVNDEFLTLEIAEGTEVNVQKNAVAAVLPKGTLKSL, encoded by the coding sequence ATGCTGGATTTCTTCATCTCACAGGCGCACGCCCAGAGCGGCGGTGGTGCGGCTGCGGGCGGCGGCATCGCCCAGATCGCTCTGCTGGTCGGCTTCGTGCTGATCTTCTACTTCCTGCTGTGGCGCCCCCAGTCCAAGCGCGCCAAGCAGCACAAGCAACTGATCAGCAACCTCGACAAGGGTGACGAGATCGTCATCGGCGGCGGCCTGGTCGGGCGCATCACCAAGGTCAACGACGAGTTCCTGACCCTGGAGATCGCTGAAGGCACCGAGGTCAACGTGCAGAAGAATGCCGTCGCGGCGGTCCTGCCCAAGGGCACGCTGAAATCCCTCTGA
- the secD gene encoding protein translocase subunit SecD has translation MLNRYPLWKYLLILVVLVVGLLYALPNLYPEDPAVQISSARGNVSLDENQLERIRGALDDADIAIQRIEDQPNGVLIRLVDGSDQLDAREIISGLLNDDYTVALNLAESTPAWLESLGASPMNLGLDLRGGVHFALEVDMQAAVEQRLQVNASAMRETLRGARIRYRDTQIDGNTLTMTFANAEDLSEARDIISGEFPDFQYQTPDAERGASLAMTLTQQKIDEIQDYAVQQNLTTLRNRVNELGVAEPLVQRQGPNRIVVELPGVQDTAAAKRVVGATANLEFRLAARPDTPASETETLAFRNDEQRTAELMRDVIITGENVSNASTGFDQNGRPQVNINLDGTGGTLMNRATRSNIGRSMAVIYIDNKTRTRTVMEDGKQVEKREPYVERGIISLATIQSALGNRFRITGLDSPTEAQELALLLRSGSLAAPMYFVAERTIGPSLGKRNIEQGILSVEIGMLLVVAFMLIRYKAFGVVANLALATNLVLLVAALSMLGATLTLPGIAGIVLTLGMAVDANVLIFERIREEIRAKMPIQQAIHAGYERAFTSIVDGNITTLLVAVILFSIGTGPVKGFAVTLSLGILTSMFTGILVSRAIVNLSVGGKPVKKLWI, from the coding sequence ATGCTCAACCGTTACCCCCTGTGGAAGTATCTGCTGATACTCGTCGTGCTCGTCGTCGGGTTGCTTTACGCCCTACCCAACCTGTACCCCGAAGACCCCGCCGTCCAGATCAGCAGCGCCCGCGGCAACGTCAGCCTCGACGAGAATCAACTCGAGCGGATTCGCGGCGCCCTCGACGACGCCGATATCGCCATCCAGCGCATCGAGGACCAGCCCAACGGCGTGCTCATTCGTCTCGTCGATGGCAGTGACCAGCTTGACGCCCGCGAGATCATCAGCGGACTGCTCAACGACGATTACACGGTGGCCCTCAACCTTGCCGAGTCGACCCCCGCCTGGCTCGAAAGCCTGGGCGCCTCGCCGATGAATCTGGGGCTCGACCTGCGCGGCGGCGTGCACTTCGCCCTCGAGGTCGACATGCAGGCGGCCGTGGAACAGCGTCTGCAAGTCAACGCCAGCGCCATGCGCGAAACGCTGCGCGGCGCGCGCATTCGCTACCGCGACACCCAGATCGACGGCAATACCCTGACGATGACTTTCGCCAATGCCGAGGATCTCAGCGAGGCACGCGACATCATCAGCGGCGAGTTTCCCGACTTCCAGTACCAGACGCCCGACGCCGAACGCGGCGCGTCGCTGGCAATGACCCTGACCCAGCAAAAGATCGACGAGATTCAGGACTATGCGGTTCAGCAGAACCTGACCACCCTGCGCAACCGCGTCAACGAACTGGGCGTGGCCGAGCCGCTGGTCCAGCGCCAGGGCCCCAACCGTATCGTCGTCGAGCTGCCCGGCGTGCAGGACACCGCCGCCGCCAAGCGCGTGGTCGGCGCCACCGCCAATCTGGAGTTCCGCCTCGCCGCGCGCCCCGACACCCCCGCGTCGGAAACCGAGACGCTGGCGTTCCGCAACGACGAGCAACGTACCGCCGAGCTGATGCGCGACGTGATCATCACCGGCGAGAACGTTTCCAACGCCAGTACCGGCTTCGACCAGAACGGCCGCCCGCAGGTCAACATCAACCTCGACGGCACCGGCGGCACGCTGATGAACCGCGCCACGCGCTCCAACATCGGCCGTTCGATGGCGGTGATCTACATCGACAACAAGACCCGCACCCGCACGGTGATGGAGGACGGCAAGCAGGTCGAGAAACGCGAGCCCTACGTCGAGCGCGGCATCATCAGCTTGGCAACCATTCAGAGCGCGCTGGGCAACCGCTTTCGCATCACCGGGTTGGATTCACCCACCGAGGCCCAGGAACTGGCCCTGCTGCTGCGTTCCGGTTCGCTCGCCGCGCCGATGTACTTCGTCGCCGAGCGCACCATCGGGCCGAGCCTCGGCAAGCGCAACATCGAGCAGGGCATATTGTCGGTCGAGATCGGCATGTTGCTGGTGGTGGCGTTCATGCTGATCCGCTACAAGGCGTTCGGCGTGGTCGCCAACCTGGCGTTGGCCACCAACCTGGTGCTGCTGGTCGCCGCGCTGTCGATGCTCGGCGCCACCCTGACGCTGCCCGGCATCGCCGGTATCGTGCTCACGCTGGGCATGGCGGTTGACGCCAACGTGCTGATCTTCGAGCGCATCCGCGAAGAGATACGCGCCAAGATGCCGATCCAGCAGGCGATCCACGCCGGCTACGAGCGTGCCTTCACGTCGATCGTCGACGGCAACATCACCACCCTGCTGGTGGCGGTGATCCTGTTCTCGATCGGCACCGGGCCGGTCAAGGGCTTCGCCGTGACGCTGTCGCTGGGCATCCTGACCTCGATGTTCACCGGCATCCTGGTCTCGCGCGCGATCGTCAATCTCTCCGTCGGCGGCAAGCCGGTGAAGAAACTCTGGATTTAA
- the secF gene encoding protein translocase subunit SecF produces the protein MRQFDFMGKRRLAFIVSGVMLLVSLLSLLFQQLNLGLDFTGGTLVEIRYAAAPALEAVRQALESAGFSNVSVQTFGAPSEILVRLQQAFDPGVGQQVTEVLRQSGENVSLVRAEFVGAQVGGQLRDQSGLGMLVALGAVVLYVALRFQYKFSLGALLALVHDVIIVLGVFSLFQIDFDLTVLAAVLAVIGYSLNDTIIVYDRIRENIRKSRIEHMPTIFNEAINQTLSRTLATSGTTLLVLLALLTLGGDMIQNFALALIIGVGVGTYSSVYVASALLISVKLQREDLMPAQKENADGEEELP, from the coding sequence ATGCGACAGTTCGATTTCATGGGCAAGCGCCGCCTGGCCTTCATCGTCTCCGGCGTGATGCTGCTGGTCTCGCTGCTCTCGCTGTTGTTCCAGCAGCTCAATCTGGGGCTGGACTTCACCGGCGGCACGCTGGTCGAGATTCGCTACGCCGCGGCGCCGGCGCTCGAGGCGGTGCGCCAGGCGCTGGAGAGTGCAGGCTTCAGCAACGTCTCGGTGCAGACCTTCGGCGCGCCCTCGGAGATCCTGGTGCGCCTGCAGCAGGCCTTCGATCCCGGCGTCGGTCAGCAAGTCACCGAGGTGCTGCGCCAGAGCGGCGAGAACGTCAGCCTGGTGCGCGCCGAGTTCGTCGGCGCCCAGGTCGGCGGCCAGCTGCGCGACCAGAGCGGTCTGGGCATGCTGGTGGCCCTCGGTGCGGTGGTGCTCTACGTGGCACTGCGCTTCCAGTACAAGTTCTCGCTGGGCGCGCTGCTGGCGTTGGTCCACGACGTGATCATCGTGCTCGGGGTGTTCTCGCTGTTCCAGATCGATTTCGACCTGACCGTGCTGGCGGCGGTACTGGCGGTGATCGGCTATTCGCTCAACGACACCATCATCGTCTACGACCGGATCCGCGAGAACATCCGCAAGTCGCGCATCGAGCACATGCCGACGATCTTCAACGAGGCGATCAACCAGACCCTGTCGCGCACTCTGGCGACTTCCGGCACCACCCTGCTGGTGTTGCTGGCGCTGCTGACGCTGGGTGGCGACATGATCCAGAACTTCGCCCTGGCGCTGATCATCGGCGTGGGCGTGGGCACCTACTCGTCGGTCTATGTCGCTTCGGCGCTGCTGATCTCGGTCAAGCTGCAGCGCGAGGATTTGATGCCGGCGCAGAAGGAAAACGCCGACGGCGAGGAAGAACTGCCCTGA
- a CDS encoding sigma-54 interaction domain-containing protein — protein MSDIDSAVLSTIVETAHEHFFIVDAEGRVRNVSPGSAAVYGLGREELCASTVQQLVERGVLSPSVTQEVMRTRQPAQLMQHTGSGRRVIAEAHPVFLDGVLVRIVSRSMDLTDLQLLQDEYALLQRRFSEHLKRGGAPPLDEDLELGSLEVRSGVMREVALLLKRVAPSDATVLMLGESGVGKTAFARQLHCWSARREKPFIDVNCAAIPEALFESEMFGYQPGAFSGAARQGKAGMLELADGGTLFLDEIGELPLAMQSKLLKVIQDGEVTRLGDTRSRRVDFRLVVASNQDLAARVESGAFRLDLYYRLNVIPVTLPPLRERREDIPGLAELQLERLNQRYGQSKVLHPSVWPELMGRDWPGNVRELENWMERTWLASPGELIGAPTNAASSGAPEPPGSPCVDTPAGLTEGQTLRQALDATERGILAGLCGELPSTYALAARLGISQPSVVRKLRKHGLRIGDPG, from the coding sequence ATGAGCGACATCGACAGCGCGGTGCTCTCGACCATCGTCGAGACCGCTCACGAGCATTTCTTCATCGTCGATGCCGAGGGCCGGGTTCGCAATGTCAGCCCCGGCAGCGCGGCGGTGTATGGATTGGGGCGCGAGGAGCTGTGTGCGAGCACCGTTCAGCAACTGGTCGAGCGCGGCGTGCTGTCGCCGTCGGTGACCCAGGAAGTGATGCGCACCCGCCAGCCGGCGCAATTGATGCAGCACACCGGCAGCGGCCGGCGGGTGATCGCCGAGGCGCATCCGGTATTCCTCGACGGCGTGCTGGTGCGCATCGTCTCGCGCTCGATGGATCTCACCGACCTGCAACTGCTGCAGGACGAATACGCGCTGCTGCAGCGGCGCTTCAGCGAACACCTGAAGCGTGGCGGAGCCCCGCCGCTGGACGAGGATCTAGAACTCGGCAGCCTGGAAGTGCGCAGCGGGGTGATGCGCGAGGTGGCGCTGCTGCTCAAGCGGGTCGCGCCCAGCGACGCCACGGTGCTGATGCTCGGCGAATCGGGCGTCGGCAAGACCGCCTTCGCGCGTCAGCTGCATTGCTGGAGCGCGCGTCGCGAGAAGCCGTTCATCGACGTCAATTGCGCGGCGATCCCCGAGGCGCTGTTCGAGTCCGAGATGTTCGGCTACCAGCCCGGGGCGTTCAGCGGCGCGGCCCGCCAGGGCAAGGCCGGGATGCTGGAGCTGGCCGACGGCGGCACGCTGTTTCTCGACGAGATCGGCGAGCTGCCGCTGGCGATGCAGAGCAAGCTGCTCAAGGTGATCCAGGACGGCGAGGTCACCCGGCTCGGCGACACCCGTTCGCGGCGGGTCGACTTCCGCCTGGTGGTGGCCTCGAACCAGGATCTCGCCGCGCGGGTCGAGAGCGGCGCCTTTCGCCTCGATTTGTACTACCGGCTCAACGTCATTCCGGTGACCCTGCCGCCGCTGCGCGAGCGCCGCGAGGATATTCCCGGGCTGGCGGAACTGCAGCTCGAGCGGCTCAACCAGCGCTACGGCCAGTCCAAGGTGCTGCACCCGAGCGTATGGCCGGAACTGATGGGCCGCGACTGGCCGGGCAACGTGCGCGAGCTGGAAAACTGGATGGAGCGCACCTGGCTGGCGAGTCCCGGCGAGCTGATCGGCGCGCCGACGAATGCGGCGAGTAGCGGCGCTCCCGAGCCGCCCGGCAGTCCTTGTGTCGACACTCCGGCGGGGTTGACCGAGGGCCAGACGCTGCGCCAGGCGCTCGATGCCACCGAGCGCGGGATTCTCGCCGGCTTGTGCGGCGAGCTACCCAGCACTTATGCGCTGGCCGCGCGGCTGGGCATCAGCCAGCCCAGCGTGGTGCGCAAGCTGCGCAAGCACGGCCTGCGCATCGGCGACCCGGGTTGA
- the speB gene encoding agmatinase codes for MDKPNLNQPLGGNEMPRFGGPATMLRLPTQTTAAGLDAAFIGIPMDIGTSNRPGTRLGPRQIRDESRMLRPYNMATRAAPFDSLQVADIGDVPINTFNLPKNLDIISGYYDAVLAQGCVPLTLGGDHTLTWPVLRAIANKHGPVGLIHIDAHADVNEHMFGEEVAHGCPFRRAQEEGLLDSQRVVQIGLRGTGYAADDFDWCRDQGFRVVPAEQCWYQSLAPLMAEVREQMGDGPVYISFDIDGLDPSVAPGTGTVEMGGLTAQQGLEIVRGAWGLNVVGGDLVEVSPPYDTSGNTALMGATLLYEMLCVLPGVERR; via the coding sequence ATGGACAAGCCGAACCTCAACCAGCCGCTGGGCGGCAACGAGATGCCGCGTTTCGGCGGCCCGGCGACGATGCTGCGCCTGCCGACCCAGACCACGGCCGCCGGCCTGGACGCCGCCTTCATCGGCATCCCCATGGACATCGGCACCTCCAACCGCCCGGGCACCCGGCTCGGCCCGCGCCAGATCCGCGACGAATCGCGCATGCTGCGGCCCTACAACATGGCGACCCGCGCCGCGCCGTTCGACAGCCTGCAGGTGGCCGACATCGGCGACGTGCCGATCAATACCTTCAACCTGCCCAAGAACCTCGACATCATCAGCGGCTACTACGACGCAGTGCTCGCCCAGGGCTGCGTGCCGCTGACCCTGGGCGGCGACCACACCCTGACCTGGCCGGTCCTGCGCGCCATCGCCAACAAGCACGGCCCGGTGGGGCTGATCCACATCGACGCCCACGCCGACGTCAATGAGCACATGTTCGGCGAGGAGGTCGCCCACGGCTGCCCGTTCCGCCGCGCCCAGGAAGAGGGCCTGCTCGACAGCCAGCGGGTGGTGCAGATCGGCCTGCGCGGCACCGGCTACGCCGCCGATGATTTCGACTGGTGCCGCGACCAGGGCTTTCGCGTAGTGCCCGCCGAACAGTGCTGGTACCAGTCGCTGGCGCCGCTGATGGCCGAGGTCCGCGAGCAGATGGGCGACGGCCCGGTGTACATCTCGTTCGACATCGATGGCCTCGACCCGTCGGTGGCGCCGGGCACCGGTACCGTCGAGATGGGTGGCCTCACCGCCCAACAGGGGCTCGAGATCGTGCGCGGCGCCTGGGGCCTGAACGTGGTCGGCGGCGACCTGGTCGAGGTCTCGCCGCCCTACGACACCAGCGGCAATACCGCGCTGATGGGCGCCACCCTGCTCTATGAAATGCTCTGCGTGCTGCCGGGCGTCGAGCGCCGCTAA